CAGCAGTCAGGATTGCGGCAACAGGTGTGTCCATCGGGCTTGTCGCCGTCGTCGTCTTCCTTCCGGGGGTCCTGACAGCTGCCGTCACGACCCGCGGAACCACAGGCATCTGGAACGACGACTACATGAGCATCGATTTTACGAGCTTGCTCATGGCTCCCATCGCCACCGCCTATCCGCAGCTTCTCTCGTGGTGGTGGTCAGGCACGGCGTCAACGAGCCCAGCTGCCTATATCGCCTGGTTCCTGCCGGCCATCGCCTTCATCAGTTGGAGCGCATTCAAGAAACTGTCACCTGAACTGCGGGATCTGTTTTTCTTCCTTGCAGCCTCGGCCGCCTTCGTCCTGCTGCCGACGACGATCGGCCCGTTGCGCTATCCCGCCCGCTTTATGCCGTACGTGGCCATGGCTTCAGTTCTCTTTGTGGTTGTTGCGCTGGCCCGTGCGAGACGGGGATCGATCAGCCGTCCGTCGCTCTACCTGGCGCTTGGCCTGGTTGCACTTGGGGCATACCTGGCCTGGGCGCAGGTACCCGCGCGCTTCTTCACGATCACGGTGTGTGCTGTCCTCGTCAGTGTGGCGCTTTCAGCAATGTGGTGGCTCCTGAACCACCCTGAAGTCAAGAAGCATCCGTGGAACAAGCTTGGGCTCAGGGCACTCTCGTTGCTCGCGATCGGCGTGCTGCTTGCGACGACGGCTACTACCCTCCTCCAGCACCGCACGTCGGCCCGAAGCGGCCTGTCCATTGCAAACCAGCCCGCAGACGTGTCGACCTACAAGGGCGTGCTCCAGGGCGTCCAAAATGACACCATAGTCGTCGGTGACCCGTTGGACTACCCACAGGAGAAAAAGACCTGGGAGCAGACGCTGATGGCTAATGCCTGGTACCTCAGTGACGCCAACGTCCTGAACCGTTACCAGTTGGTCGGATTTTCCAAGCTCAACGACCTGCTCTGCCTCCGTTATCTGGGAGGAACATGCCCCGAACTCATCGACAAGCTTTTTGATCGCCGCGCCGAGACCGGGTTGTTGCTCGTTGACGAACTTCACATAGACAACATCCAGATCCTCAAGGAGTCATTTAACAAGCCGCAGGTGGCTATGGCTTCCAACAACTATGTGTCCCGCGACGAGGAAGTCGAGATTCCGAAGGTTCCGGAGGGATGGCACGTCGCTGCAGAGACAGACGGCACAATCCTGTGGAGCCGGAATGTGCCCTTGGGACCGGCTGGAGGCGTGACGTGGACTGATTCGGGAACCAAGCTCAGCGAAGTATCCCGCGACGACACCAAGGTTGTGCTGAAAGTTGATGACGTCCCCGAAAACGGCGGACGTGCGGCACTTAGCAGGCTTCCATGGCCCGGATACAGTGTGGAAGGCGCTCAAATGCTGCAGCGCCCGGTGGGCGGGTACCTGCTTGGCCTGAAAATCCCTGCCGATGCCAAGGGGAAGCTGATCACCATCAGCTTCGAACCGCCCGGGTGGAGGATCGGCATCCCTCTTTGGGGGGCATCGGTTGCGGGAATGCTCATCTGGAGTCTGCTCGCCGTACGACGACGGCGGTCCGTTGGCCCGCTGCGGCGGGAACCTGAATACGACGCGGCGCAACAGCCCGCACCGGTGTAGGGCGGAATAATGGAGGCCCGTACGTCTTGATCTCACCGTCGCCTGGCTAACTGCTTGCGGCCACCAGGTTGCATACATGCCTGAGTTGGTGGAGCGTTTGGAGGATATTAGTTGAAAGTGAAACTTCCTGCGCCGATTGCCGAGGCCAGCAGCCGGTTCAAGCAATGGGTCTGCGTCAACGATCGGGCCGCACGCGTGATCACACTAGTGGTCTTCGCCGTCCTCATCCTGCTCGGGATCACGACATCGTCTGTCGGCATTGCGGACCTCCGGCAAGACCCATCCAACCCCCTGGGGTGGCAATTCGGTATATCGAGGCCGATCCGGTCGGACGAGATCTATGCCTATTCAGCTATTGTGATCTCCATCCTCGCTACGCATGGCGCGCCGAGCCTGAGCCCGCTTGCCGCTCGTGCCGATCTGATCCACAGGTTTCCGACCGATGGCTTCTTCGAGCAATTCGTATTTTTCGATTCCACCATGCTTCGTGCCTCCGGGATCATTCCTGAGAGTATGCTCTTCGCGGCGCATTGGTGGCTGCCTTCGCTGATCCTGCTCCTGGCGCTGCCGACATGGTTCCATCAGCTTGGGCGCTCCCGCCGGTACGGGTGGTTTGCAGCGATCCTGATTGTATTGTCGCCGTCGAGCGCGTGGTGGTCTTTGATGCCGGTGGCTCTCATCGCCTACACACTGGGTGGCTGTGTGCTCATGATCGCCGCCTTCCAGCGCTTCGCACGCGGGCAACGCGTTCTTCCTGTTGCGATGGGAGTCGCCGGCGGAATCCTGATCGCAGGTCTTCCCACTTTCTATGCGCCGTGGTCCCTGATGCTTGGCCTTCCCGTTCTCGGCGCCTCCACTTTGTGGATTTTGCTTCAAAGCGGCGCCTGGGGACCTCGCCTGAAAGCCATCCTCGTCACCGGGGGAACGGCAGCGGTCTTTGGAACGGGCACGCTGGTCGAGAACAGGGAGGGACTCCAGGCCCTCTTGGGGACCGTCTATCCGGGCTTACGCCGGGTGGAAGCGGATCCCCAACCGTTCGGCCGCATCTTCGGCGCACCGGCCCTCGGGCAGCTGCAGTACAGCGAGCCCATCGGTGTCAACGCCAGTGAGCTCTCTTCATCGTTCACAGTCTTCTTCATATGGATGCTGGTCCTGATGCTGGCCGCACCGTGGCGGCTGAAGTTTCGGGAAAACATCGCCGAATGGACATTCGGAGCC
Above is a window of Arthrobacter pascens DNA encoding:
- a CDS encoding DUF7657 domain-containing protein, giving the protein MKLPAPIAEASSRFKQWVCVNDRAARVITLVVFAVLILLGITTSSVGIADLRQDPSNPLGWQFGISRPIRSDEIYAYSAIVISILATHGAPSLSPLAARADLIHRFPTDGFFEQFVFFDSTMLRASGIIPESMLFAAHWWLPSLILLLALPTWFHQLGRSRRYGWFAAILIVLSPSSAWWSLMPVALIAYTLGGCVLMIAAFQRFARGQRVLPVAMGVAGGILIAGLPTFYAPWSLMLGLPVLGASTLWILLQSGAWGPRLKAILVTGGTAAVFGTGTLVENREGLQALLGTVYPGLRRVEADPQPFGRIFGAPALGQLQYSEPIGVNASELSSSFTVFFIWMLVLMLAAPWRLKFRENIAEWTFGAWSALWIVWISMDLGVSTRIIPLLNLVTPPRAAQVIGVLAVILVCLLLSRWSPPVSWRVPLLAGAACALPTGYAASLLKASDLPAISSGLIVLVSGTVGLMVAVITKYPQRSWPMIICAVFAALPVARANPMLAGLGDLRASETAKTVAAQAPAARAGGKLWAADNPGVNTLLLANGMPSLSGLQRSGPDAAAWQKLDPQSALSDKWNRGGGYIFFSWTPGQPTTIGSNDFDAVLVGIDPCTLKTAWPNLDKIVASIPLNAPCLGLDSEVQWQGRPAYIYAVS